A genomic region of [Eubacterium] eligens ATCC 27750 contains the following coding sequences:
- a CDS encoding NHL repeat-containing protein has translation MNKRLKNLTMIALSISTILCGCTTAKDADNHVTQEQTINYTYNHDLYEKSVSNSAAFTDNGFIFLTNGILYFYDMTDNEAVPMCPDMTCSHKDSKCKAFAADKMDYDPYDLNGVSVNCLGNMVWYKDNHIYMIKRDESGDYLMEYDEKFNNESKVACLASDGKIVGIASANTSTVAAMHENYLYYYSVQPTNAQNLVEDDYNTKVSCNRIAINGNSKVEELGSFIFPIDYELFNMACCKVCVGDKCVYYIAGGDTRYGSKNTPVQYRIYRYDIYNGKFEEKLNINTDNATDILGSQTGIISKVTSITADDNDSLYFVTDNKRIIKVSVDGKTEEIYNNPEALEISSLRYINGDIYFYEALHNEGNIKAVNADKQVVWTCSFAGDGSSDGTFSGIEIKGIDNNNIYVGMQRNNAKGWKNNNIEFFDNKVEPYVNTYSVYAIDLSDKDMQGSTAKKIYQWSK, from the coding sequence ATGAATAAAAGGCTTAAAAATCTTACAATGATAGCACTAAGTATATCAACAATATTATGTGGATGTACAACGGCTAAGGATGCAGACAATCATGTTACGCAGGAGCAGACAATTAATTACACATATAATCATGATTTATATGAAAAATCTGTGAGCAACAGTGCGGCATTTACTGATAACGGATTCATTTTTTTGACAAATGGAATTCTGTATTTTTATGATATGACTGATAATGAAGCAGTTCCGATGTGTCCGGATATGACATGCTCACATAAGGATAGTAAGTGCAAAGCATTTGCAGCAGATAAGATGGATTATGATCCATATGACTTAAATGGTGTATCAGTAAATTGTCTTGGTAATATGGTATGGTATAAGGATAATCATATTTATATGATAAAAAGGGACGAGTCTGGCGATTATCTTATGGAATATGATGAAAAGTTTAATAATGAAAGTAAGGTAGCATGTCTTGCGTCAGACGGAAAGATTGTGGGAATAGCATCTGCGAATACTTCAACGGTGGCTGCCATGCATGAGAATTACCTGTATTATTATTCTGTACAGCCAACGAATGCACAGAATCTTGTTGAGGATGATTACAATACTAAGGTGAGCTGTAACAGAATTGCAATTAATGGTAATTCTAAAGTGGAAGAATTAGGCAGCTTTATATTTCCAATAGATTACGAATTGTTTAATATGGCATGCTGTAAGGTATGCGTCGGAGATAAGTGTGTATATTATATAGCCGGTGGAGATACAAGATATGGTTCAAAGAATACTCCGGTGCAGTACAGAATCTACAGATATGACATCTATAATGGAAAATTTGAGGAAAAGCTTAACATTAATACTGATAATGCAACAGATATACTTGGCAGCCAGACAGGTATAATAAGTAAAGTGACTTCTATAACAGCGGATGATAATGATTCGTTATATTTTGTTACAGACAATAAGCGGATTATTAAAGTATCAGTTGATGGAAAAACAGAGGAAATATATAACAATCCGGAAGCATTAGAAATATCATCACTAAGATATATTAATGGGGATATATACTTCTATGAGGCTTTACATAATGAAGGGAATATAAAGGCTGTAAATGCGGATAAACAGGTAGTGTGGACATGCAGTTTTGCTGGTGACGGATCAAGCGATGGAACATTTTCCGGCATAGAAATTAAAGGTATTGATAACAATAATATCTATGTAGGAATGCAGCGTAATAATGCAAAAGGCTGGAAAAATAATAATATCGAATTTTTTGATAATAAAGTTGAACCATATGTGAATACATATTCTGTCTACGCTATAGATTTATCTGATAAAGATATGCAGGGAAGTACTGCGAAAAAAATATATCAATGGAGTAAATAA
- a CDS encoding adenylyl-sulfate reductase subunit alpha — protein MKNRIIDTDVLIIGGGTAGCFAGITLGGKKDLDVLIVEKANIVRSGCLAAGVNAINAYITKGRVPQDYVDYCKKDADGIVREDLLLSMSERLNHVTKIMEDLGLVILKDENGDYVARGNRNIKINGENIKPILADAVKKQDNVTVINHLNITDFIVENNEIKGAYGFDVNNAEFYEINAKAVLVATGGAAGLYRPNNPGFSRHKMWYPPFNTGAGYAMGINAGAEMTTFEMRFIALRCKDTIAPTGTIAQGVPAKQLNSNGEVYENKYGLTTSQRLYGTVTENREGRGPCYLGTKGISREQEEDLYKAYLNMAPSQTLKWLEAAGGPSEENVEIEGTEPYIVGGHTASGYWVDNNRETTIHGLFAAGDVAGGCPQKYVTGALAEGEIAAQAIAERLEGSGKGFVVNEVADSELSENAFAKKSEYERFLNNKQGLVDIEQTEEAMQKIMDQYAGGISTDYQYNEARLELADEKIKFLEQSIDNLAAQDADDLLRIYEIRERLTVCRSVIAHLKARKETRWHSFAENMDYPAKSDDWLKYVNSRKENGEIKIIIRDLVRGGDSYEHSDK, from the coding sequence TTGAAGAATAGGATTATTGACACAGATGTACTTATTATAGGTGGTGGAACGGCAGGGTGTTTTGCCGGTATCACACTTGGAGGGAAGAAAGACCTTGATGTACTGATTGTTGAGAAAGCTAACATTGTACGAAGCGGATGTCTTGCTGCAGGTGTTAATGCAATTAATGCCTACATCACTAAAGGCAGGGTGCCACAGGACTATGTTGATTATTGTAAGAAAGATGCAGATGGAATAGTAAGAGAGGATTTGCTTCTTTCAATGTCTGAGAGGCTTAATCATGTCACTAAGATAATGGAGGACTTAGGACTTGTAATCCTTAAAGATGAGAATGGAGATTATGTTGCGAGAGGAAACCGCAATATTAAGATAAATGGTGAGAATATCAAGCCGATACTGGCAGATGCAGTTAAGAAGCAGGACAATGTAACGGTAATCAATCACCTTAATATTACAGATTTCATAGTGGAGAATAATGAGATTAAGGGTGCATACGGATTTGATGTCAACAATGCAGAGTTCTATGAGATAAATGCGAAGGCAGTTCTTGTGGCTACTGGCGGAGCGGCAGGTCTTTACAGACCTAACAATCCGGGATTTTCAAGACATAAAATGTGGTATCCACCGTTCAATACAGGAGCCGGATATGCAATGGGAATCAATGCAGGTGCGGAGATGACCACATTTGAGATGAGATTCATTGCTTTAAGATGTAAAGATACGATTGCTCCGACAGGAACTATCGCACAGGGAGTTCCGGCAAAGCAGCTTAATTCCAACGGCGAAGTGTATGAGAACAAATATGGTCTTACAACTTCACAGAGACTTTATGGAACAGTTACGGAAAACCGCGAGGGCAGAGGTCCTTGCTATCTTGGAACTAAGGGAATAAGCAGGGAGCAGGAGGAAGACCTTTACAAAGCATATCTTAACATGGCACCGAGCCAGACGCTTAAGTGGCTTGAGGCAGCGGGCGGTCCTTCTGAAGAAAATGTTGAGATAGAGGGAACTGAGCCATACATAGTCGGAGGTCATACAGCGAGTGGTTACTGGGTTGATAACAACCGCGAGACTACAATTCACGGGCTTTTTGCAGCGGGTGATGTTGCAGGCGGATGTCCTCAGAAATATGTAACAGGAGCTCTGGCAGAGGGCGAGATTGCAGCACAGGCAATAGCTGAAAGGCTTGAAGGCTCAGGAAAGGGCTTTGTTGTAAATGAGGTGGCAGATTCAGAATTGTCTGAGAACGCATTTGCAAAGAAGAGCGAGTATGAGAGATTTCTTAATAATAAGCAGGGACTTGTTGATATCGAGCAGACTGAGGAAGCAATGCAGAAGATTATGGACCAGTACGCAGGTGGCATAAGCACTGATTATCAGTACAATGAAGCAAGACTTGAGCTTGCAGATGAGAAGATTAAATTCTTAGAGCAGAGCATTGATAATCTTGCGGCACAGGATGCAGATGACTTGCTTAGAATCTATGAGATAAGAGAAAGACTTACGGTGTGCAGAAGTGTTATAGCACATTTGAAAGCAAGAAAAGAAACCCGTTGGCACAGCTTTGCGGAGAATATGGATTATCCGGCTAAGAGTGATGACTGGTTAAAATATGTCAACTCCCGCAAGGAGAATGGCGAGATTAAGATAATCATAAGAGACCTTGTGAGAGGAGGCGACAGCTATGAGCATTCAGATAAATAA
- a CDS encoding LytR/AlgR family response regulator transcription factor — MTRFTICDDEPEHGRLIGKYIKTEYAKHMPETDIAEVVIYQSPQEMLDEAIEDTDIFILDIECGKSSGLDIAKEIRRLNKNAGIVFCTSHSNYVYQVFGLTPIDFIRKNNIENDIVQTMYNIMDFLRGKKKILVIEKGDIIRLSDIVSVNVIKHDLIFKGVNGERKIRANLSTYEEQLKQFGFIKISQGEMVNKDYVKERKKDNLIMKDGTVYHISRSRVDEIRRMFI; from the coding sequence TTGACGAGATTTACTATATGCGATGATGAGCCGGAGCATGGCAGATTAATAGGTAAATATATAAAGACTGAATATGCAAAGCACATGCCAGAGACTGATATAGCAGAAGTTGTGATATATCAGTCTCCGCAAGAAATGCTTGATGAAGCGATAGAAGACACAGATATATTCATACTTGATATTGAGTGTGGAAAGTCAAGCGGATTAGATATTGCAAAGGAGATACGCAGATTAAATAAAAATGCAGGAATAGTATTCTGCACATCACATAGCAATTATGTGTATCAGGTATTCGGTCTTACTCCTATTGATTTTATAAGAAAGAATAATATTGAAAACGATATTGTACAGACAATGTATAATATTATGGATTTTCTCAGAGGAAAAAAGAAAATACTTGTAATTGAGAAAGGCGATATAATAAGACTTTCAGATATTGTGTCTGTGAATGTTATAAAACATGACCTTATATTCAAAGGTGTTAATGGCGAGAGAAAAATAAGAGCCAACCTAAGTACATATGAAGAGCAGCTAAAGCAGTTCGGTTTCATTAAGATATCACAGGGCGAGATGGTCAATAAGGATTATGTTAAAGAAAGAAAAAAGGATAATCTTATTATGAAGGATGGCACAGTCTATCACATAAGCAGAAGCAGAGTCGATGAGATAAGGAGAATGTTCATATGA
- a CDS encoding amidohydrolase family protein, whose translation MIIDFHTHTFPDELADRAVGTLAHSGGIHNYLDGRVDSLKESMKKAGIDYSVLLPVATKPNQCDTINTLALKTNETSKTTGLISFGAIHPACENFREILNWLSNNGFKGIKLHPVFQKTNIDDMQSLRLIEYASALGLIILIHAGFDVSFPGCDESSVDRLTAMIQEVKPEKLVLAHMGGWGQWNEVSSILEKDYMKNVYLDTSSCIKKLNHNASLPIEKFKKMVNIHGADHILFGSDSPWDDQKDAVDLIKECRFSEKDTDDILGKNAVTLLNL comes from the coding sequence ATGATAATAGATTTTCATACACATACATTTCCAGATGAACTCGCTGACAGGGCTGTTGGTACATTAGCCCACAGTGGCGGAATCCATAACTATCTTGACGGAAGAGTGGACTCACTTAAGGAATCCATGAAGAAGGCAGGAATTGATTACTCAGTGCTGCTTCCTGTGGCAACCAAGCCTAATCAGTGCGACACAATCAATACACTTGCTTTAAAGACTAATGAAACAAGTAAGACAACCGGATTAATTTCATTTGGGGCAATACATCCGGCTTGTGAGAATTTCAGAGAAATATTGAACTGGCTTTCCAACAATGGTTTCAAAGGCATCAAGCTTCACCCGGTTTTCCAGAAAACCAATATAGATGATATGCAGTCATTAAGACTTATCGAATATGCATCAGCACTCGGGCTTATAATACTTATACATGCTGGCTTCGATGTGAGTTTTCCGGGCTGCGATGAATCAAGCGTAGACAGACTTACAGCAATGATTCAGGAAGTAAAACCAGAAAAACTCGTACTCGCACACATGGGTGGCTGGGGACAGTGGAACGAAGTTTCTTCCATATTAGAAAAGGATTACATGAAAAATGTATATCTTGATACCTCATCATGCATCAAGAAACTCAATCATAATGCCAGCCTTCCAATAGAGAAATTCAAGAAAATGGTCAACATCCACGGTGCAGACCACATATTATTCGGCTCTGACAGCCCGTGGGACGACCAGAAAGACGCAGTAGATTTAATAAAAGAATGTAGATTTTCAGAAAAAGATACAGATGACATACTTGGTAAAAATGCGGTTACACTCCTTAATTTATAG
- the iorA gene encoding indolepyruvate ferredoxin oxidoreductase subunit alpha — MRELMLGNKAVARGMYEAGCKVISSYPGTPSTEITEEAAKYDEIYCEWAPNEKVALEAAHGATLGGVRAACAMKHVGLNVAADPLFTISYQGLNAGLVICVADDPGMHSSQNEQDSRHYAFAAKVPMLEPADSEESRLFVKEAYEISEKYNTPVFIKMCTRVAHSQSVVCPEERVEPAQVPYVKDPTKVMMTKNSRDAHVRVEQRTLDLIQYAETSGINRIEECAEGSLVNGKKIGVITSSTSYQYTKEVFGDKVSVLKLGMVYPLPEKLIKDFAEGKDEIYVIEELDPIIENHCRQLGIQVHGKDTFPICGEFSQNLIKKCMGMEEPEYTTIDAQIPGRPPVMCAGCPHRGIFYILHKKKIMVYGDIGCYTLGAVAPLNAMDLNVCMGASCSGLHGFNKAMGEAGESNSVGVIGDSTFMHSGMTGITDISYNMSNSTVIILDNSITGMTGHQQNPTTGKNLRGEPAGKVDLEALCRALGFNRVRVVDPYDLAAVETAVTEELAAKEPSIIISRRPCVMIKGTVHKPAIAINQDKCKGCKACMQIGCPAISFKDKKAHIDPTLCIGCEVCKQMCRFDAIGM; from the coding sequence ATGAGAGAATTAATGCTGGGCAATAAGGCAGTTGCAAGAGGAATGTATGAAGCAGGCTGTAAGGTAATATCAAGTTATCCGGGAACACCAAGTACAGAGATAACAGAAGAAGCAGCAAAATATGATGAGATATACTGCGAGTGGGCGCCTAATGAAAAGGTTGCATTAGAGGCAGCACACGGAGCAACACTCGGTGGAGTAAGAGCAGCATGTGCAATGAAGCATGTTGGTTTAAATGTGGCAGCAGACCCATTATTTACAATATCATATCAGGGACTTAACGCAGGACTTGTAATCTGTGTAGCAGATGACCCGGGAATGCACTCATCACAGAACGAACAGGATTCAAGACATTATGCATTTGCAGCCAAAGTACCTATGCTTGAGCCTGCAGATTCAGAAGAATCAAGACTTTTCGTTAAGGAAGCATATGAGATATCAGAGAAGTACAATACACCAGTATTTATCAAAATGTGTACAAGAGTTGCACATTCACAGAGTGTTGTATGTCCTGAAGAAAGAGTAGAGCCTGCACAGGTCCCTTATGTAAAAGACCCAACTAAGGTCATGATGACTAAGAATTCAAGAGATGCACATGTAAGAGTTGAGCAGAGAACACTTGACCTTATACAGTATGCAGAGACAAGTGGAATTAACAGAATTGAAGAGTGTGCAGAGGGAAGCCTTGTCAATGGAAAGAAGATAGGTGTAATCACATCATCAACATCATACCAGTATACTAAGGAAGTATTTGGAGATAAGGTAAGCGTACTTAAGCTTGGCATGGTATATCCACTTCCAGAGAAGCTTATCAAAGATTTTGCAGAGGGTAAGGACGAAATCTATGTAATAGAGGAGCTTGACCCAATCATTGAGAACCACTGCAGGCAGTTAGGAATACAGGTTCATGGTAAGGATACATTTCCAATATGTGGAGAATTCTCACAGAATCTTATTAAAAAATGTATGGGAATGGAAGAACCTGAATACACAACAATAGACGCACAGATTCCGGGCAGACCACCAGTTATGTGTGCCGGCTGTCCACACAGAGGAATATTCTACATTCTTCACAAGAAGAAGATTATGGTATACGGAGATATCGGATGTTATACATTGGGCGCAGTTGCACCACTTAATGCAATGGATCTTAATGTCTGCATGGGTGCGTCATGCTCAGGACTTCATGGCTTTAACAAGGCTATGGGAGAAGCAGGCGAGAGTAACAGCGTAGGTGTTATCGGAGATTCAACATTTATGCATTCAGGAATGACTGGAATTACAGACATATCTTACAACATGAGTAATTCAACAGTAATTATTCTTGATAACTCAATCACAGGTATGACAGGACATCAGCAGAATCCTACAACTGGTAAGAACTTAAGAGGTGAGCCTGCAGGCAAAGTTGACCTTGAAGCATTATGCAGGGCTTTAGGCTTTAACAGAGTAAGAGTTGTTGACCCATACGACCTCGCAGCAGTTGAGACAGCAGTAACAGAGGAGCTTGCAGCTAAAGAACCGTCTATAATCATAAGCAGAAGACCATGTGTAATGATTAAGGGAACTGTCCACAAGCCTGCAATAGCAATTAATCAGGACAAATGTAAAGGCTGTAAGGCATGTATGCAGATTGGCTGTCCTGCTATATCATTCAAGGATAAGAAAGCACATATTGACCCAACATTATGTATCGGATGTGAAGTGTGCAAGCAGATGTGCAGATTCGATGCAATAGGAATGTAG
- a CDS encoding DUF1294 domain-containing protein: MLKIIGIYLLIINVVTFALYGIDKWKAIHNKWRIREATLLITALIGGSLGAFIAMHVFRHKTRKWYFKYTVPAMLVVHVVGMILLVVKL, encoded by the coding sequence ATGCTTAAGATTATAGGAATATATTTATTGATTATTAATGTAGTAACATTTGCTTTGTATGGAATTGATAAGTGGAAAGCGATACACAACAAATGGCGTATAAGGGAGGCGACTCTTCTTATTACAGCGCTAATCGGCGGTTCGCTTGGAGCTTTTATTGCAATGCATGTGTTCAGGCATAAGACGCGGAAGTGGTATTTTAAGTATACGGTTCCTGCGATGCTGGTTGTGCATGTGGTAGGGATGATTTTATTGGTGGTTAAATTGTAA
- a CDS encoding sensor histidine kinase codes for MTDIIFESFINLFQSVVVTVFLIISLGCKDKYNKKCVSAAGILITFIYLTVSNHIVYFESVAIYVYMVYSLIFSFVVLGGSVIEKIFYNVMMICCLAGSSLLGGGLVSLVVKKDFLNAHRYGTGSRYVSVIFVQILLMLFLGFIIKLKVFLKEKDNQYMLIMSLIPAISVIVCCFMVYRSDKSYEMNVIYTFIAMAGIIIINVISVLLLIMEQKVYEQKTRQQVMLSAYQQKEKDIESILDMQKQNSKQRHDINNVLILISELIQDEKYSKALEVLDKYRTGYNNINVTEIVSNNIVLNYLLNRKINQCREAGIDMACYVLWNIAGVDDMDLYILLENLCDNAIEAAGQCEKPSIKLQIAEDNASMYIDIGNTTSGNVLNNNPHMNTTKKDKNMHGFGIMNIRDIIDKYNGTINYEQQGDNYLMCRCTLEKVCQ; via the coding sequence ATGACAGATATAATATTCGAAAGTTTCATAAATCTGTTTCAGAGTGTAGTTGTGACCGTGTTCCTTATTATTAGTCTTGGTTGTAAGGATAAGTATAATAAGAAATGTGTCAGTGCTGCCGGGATATTGATTACATTCATATATCTTACTGTATCTAACCATATTGTATACTTTGAGAGTGTGGCAATATATGTATATATGGTATATTCACTGATATTCAGTTTTGTAGTATTGGGCGGAAGTGTTATTGAGAAGATATTCTACAACGTCATGATGATATGCTGTCTGGCTGGAAGTTCGTTACTAGGTGGTGGATTGGTATCACTTGTTGTTAAGAAAGATTTTCTTAATGCACATAGATATGGAACGGGTTCAAGATATGTAAGTGTTATATTTGTACAGATATTACTTATGCTGTTTTTGGGATTCATTATAAAATTAAAGGTGTTTTTAAAGGAAAAAGATAATCAATACATGCTTATAATGTCCTTGATACCAGCTATATCGGTCATAGTATGCTGTTTTATGGTATATCGTTCAGATAAGAGCTATGAGATGAATGTAATATATACATTTATTGCCATGGCGGGCATTATAATAATTAATGTTATAAGTGTATTACTGCTTATTATGGAACAGAAGGTATATGAACAGAAAACCCGTCAGCAGGTTATGCTTAGCGCATATCAGCAGAAGGAGAAAGATATTGAATCGATACTTGATATGCAGAAGCAGAACAGTAAGCAAAGACATGACATTAATAATGTCCTGATCCTTATCAGTGAGCTTATTCAGGATGAGAAGTATTCAAAGGCACTTGAGGTGCTTGATAAATATCGTACAGGTTATAATAACATTAATGTTACAGAGATTGTAAGTAATAATATTGTGCTTAATTATCTGCTGAACAGAAAGATTAACCAGTGCCGTGAGGCTGGAATTGACATGGCATGTTATGTACTGTGGAATATTGCAGGTGTTGATGATATGGACTTATATATACTTCTTGAGAATCTGTGTGATAATGCTATTGAAGCAGCAGGACAATGTGAGAAGCCATCAATTAAGCTCCAGATAGCAGAGGATAATGCCAGCATGTATATAGACATAGGTAATACCACAAGTGGTAATGTGTTAAATAACAATCCACACATGAATACAACCAAGAAGGATAAGAACATGCATGGTTTCGGAATTATGAATATCAGAGATATTATTGATAAATATAATGGAACTATCAACTATGAACAGCAGGGAGATAATTATCTGATGTGCAGATGCACATTAGAAAAGGTTTGTCAATAG
- a CDS encoding QueT transporter family protein has protein sequence MKKKGMSVKFITQAAVIAAIYVVLVVIFNYISFGPVQFRIAEALTILPYFTPAAIPGLFVGCIIANILGGAIVWDVVFGSIATLIGAIGTYLLRKNKWLAPVPPIVANTIIVPFVLKFAYGSEGMFAMFFVTVGAGEIIVCGIIGMILLYALTPVRHVIFGDEK, from the coding sequence ATGAAGAAAAAAGGAATGAGTGTGAAATTCATCACACAGGCCGCTGTTATCGCAGCAATCTATGTCGTACTTGTAGTAATCTTTAACTACATCAGTTTCGGACCAGTGCAGTTCAGAATTGCGGAGGCACTCACAATACTGCCTTACTTTACACCTGCAGCAATCCCTGGATTATTTGTTGGCTGTATAATTGCTAACATCCTTGGTGGCGCAATTGTATGGGATGTAGTATTTGGAAGCATTGCAACACTTATCGGTGCAATCGGAACATACCTCTTAAGAAAAAATAAGTGGCTTGCCCCAGTTCCACCAATTGTTGCTAACACAATCATTGTGCCATTCGTGCTTAAGTTCGCTTATGGTTCAGAAGGCATGTTTGCAATGTTCTTCGTTACAGTTGGTGCTGGCGAGATAATTGTTTGCGGAATTATCGGAATGATACTTTTATATGCACTTACACCAGTAAGACATGTAATATTCGGTGATGAAAAGTAA
- a CDS encoding class I adenylate-forming enzyme family protein, with product MPVTEYLERNAREYPDEVALVELNPDEKDTRRTTWKEFGLIEPTTYSPYRREITWSVFNEKANRFANMLISRGIKKGDKVAIIMYNCLEWLPIYFGVLKTGAIAVPFNFRYDSDEIYYCAELAEVDVIVFGPQFIGRIEVNAERLSKGRLLIYVGDNCPSFAESYRELVADCSSKAPDVTITEDDYGAIYFSSGTTGFPKAILHKHRSLTQAAEMEQKHHGTGRYDTFLCIPPLYHTGAKFHWMGSLVAGSKAVLLKGTKPETILKAVSDEECTIVWLLVPWAQDILDALDRGDIKLSDYRLDQWRLMHIGAQPVPPSLIKRWKEYFPKHQYDTNYGLSESTGPGCVHLGVENINKVGAIGIPGYRWECKIVDEDGNTVKQGDVGELCVKGPGVMTCYYRNEEATKEVLKDGWLYTGDMAMQDEDGFYFLVDRKKDVIVSGGENIYPVQIEDFIRRFNKVKDVAVIGLPDHRLGEKTAAIIEVKDGVTCTKEEIEDFCMELPRYKRPKEIIFADIPRNATGKIEKPKLRKMYGADRLVEQENKG from the coding sequence ATGCCAGTTACAGAGTACTTAGAGCGCAATGCAAGAGAATATCCAGACGAGGTTGCATTGGTAGAACTCAATCCTGATGAAAAGGATACGAGAAGAACGACATGGAAGGAGTTCGGGCTTATTGAGCCTACAACTTATTCTCCATACCGCAGAGAGATTACATGGAGTGTATTTAACGAGAAAGCGAACAGATTCGCCAACATGCTTATCAGCAGAGGGATCAAGAAGGGCGATAAGGTAGCTATTATTATGTATAACTGCCTTGAATGGCTTCCTATATATTTCGGAGTGTTAAAGACAGGTGCGATAGCAGTGCCTTTCAACTTCAGATATGATTCAGACGAAATCTATTACTGCGCAGAGCTTGCAGAGGTAGATGTTATTGTATTTGGACCACAGTTTATAGGACGAATTGAGGTAAATGCTGAGAGATTATCAAAGGGCAGACTTCTTATCTATGTGGGAGATAACTGTCCAAGCTTTGCAGAAAGCTACCGTGAACTGGTTGCTGACTGTTCAAGCAAAGCACCTGATGTAACAATAACAGAAGATGATTACGGTGCAATATATTTCTCATCAGGAACAACAGGATTTCCTAAGGCTATTCTTCATAAGCACAGAAGCCTTACACAGGCTGCCGAGATGGAGCAGAAGCACCATGGAACGGGAAGATATGACACATTTTTATGTATTCCTCCACTTTACCATACAGGAGCCAAGTTCCACTGGATGGGAAGTCTTGTGGCAGGAAGCAAGGCTGTACTTCTTAAGGGAACTAAGCCTGAGACAATCCTTAAGGCTGTATCAGATGAAGAATGTACAATCGTGTGGCTGTTAGTGCCTTGGGCTCAGGATATATTAGATGCACTTGACAGAGGAGACATCAAGTTATCAGATTACAGACTTGACCAGTGGAGACTTATGCATATAGGTGCGCAGCCGGTTCCACCTTCACTTATCAAGAGATGGAAGGAATACTTCCCTAAGCACCAGTACGATACCAACTACGGACTTTCAGAATCAACAGGTCCGGGCTGTGTACATCTTGGTGTGGAGAATATCAATAAGGTTGGTGCTATCGGAATTCCGGGTTACAGATGGGAATGTAAGATAGTTGATGAAGACGGTAATACAGTAAAACAGGGAGATGTCGGAGAACTCTGTGTTAAAGGACCGGGTGTCATGACATGTTATTACCGCAACGAGGAAGCTACTAAGGAGGTTCTTAAGGACGGCTGGTTATATACAGGTGATATGGCTATGCAGGACGAGGACGGTTTCTACTTCCTTGTAGACAGAAAGAAAGACGTTATCGTAAGCGGTGGAGAAAACATTTATCCGGTTCAGATAGAGGACTTCATCAGAAGATTTAATAAAGTTAAAGATGTAGCTGTTATCGGTCTTCCAGACCACAGACTGGGTGAAAAGACAGCGGCTATCATAGAAGTTAAGGACGGAGTTACATGTACAAAGGAAGAGATAGAAGACTTTTGCATGGAGCTTCCAAGATACAAGCGTCCGAAAGAGATTATATTTGCAGATATTCCGCGTAATGCTACAGGAAAGATTGAGAAGCCGAAGCTTCGTAAGATGTACGGCGCAGACAGACTTGTAGAACAGGAAAATAAAGGCTGA
- a CDS encoding indolepyruvate oxidoreductase subunit beta, translating into MTKNIMIVGVGGQGTLLASKMLGYVLLKQGYDVKVSEVHGMSQRGGSVVTYVRYGEKVYSPVIDKGEADVIISFEQLEAARWVEFLKKDGVIITNTQKMEPMPVITGAAEYPEGLIEKLTAAGAKVDAKDFLALAEEAGSSKAVNIALMGRFSTYFPDITDEQWQDAIEKNVPAKFLELNRKAFELGRNA; encoded by the coding sequence ATGACAAAGAATATTATGATAGTTGGTGTTGGCGGACAGGGAACACTTCTTGCCAGCAAGATGTTAGGATATGTATTATTAAAGCAGGGATATGATGTTAAGGTTTCCGAGGTACACGGAATGAGCCAGAGAGGCGGTTCGGTTGTAACTTATGTAAGATACGGCGAGAAGGTATATTCACCGGTAATCGATAAAGGTGAGGCTGATGTTATCATTTCATTTGAGCAGTTAGAGGCTGCAAGATGGGTTGAATTCTTAAAGAAAGACGGAGTTATCATCACCAATACGCAGAAGATGGAGCCAATGCCTGTAATTACAGGGGCAGCAGAGTATCCGGAAGGACTTATTGAGAAGCTTACAGCAGCAGGCGCCAAGGTTGATGCGAAGGATTTCCTTGCACTCGCTGAGGAGGCAGGTTCTTCTAAGGCTGTTAATATAGCACTTATGGGAAGATTCTCAACATACTTCCCTGACATAACAGACGAACAGTGGCAGGATGCCATAGAGAAAAATGTTCCTGCTAAATTCCTTGAGCTTAACAGGAAGGCATTTGAACTGGGAAGAAATGCTTAG